A genomic segment from Fusarium keratoplasticum isolate Fu6.1 chromosome 10, whole genome shotgun sequence encodes:
- a CDS encoding MFS domain-containing protein: protein MFLQKFVRNDAIKTDPPEIYNLRTVVVSLVACGGALLFGMDMGVMGGVLTMDTFKEQYGLTDKPATVLADLSSNIVSTIQAGSFLGCLISMWLANYIGRRLSLMTASILVFIGVTMQAAASGHLAAMYVGRFITGIAVGIASTVNPLYVSENAPRGIRGLLTGCYQLSIVTGLTLAFWINYGCLLHVRGHAQYIIPLALQALPAVILFFGMMFANESPRFLAQSDPTQALAVLAKLRGLPEDHPYVRDEMENISMQLEEERSLAANSSGLTLVKEAFIVKSYRRRTFLCITLMMWSNLTGTNAMTYYSPSIFKSVGLSSSSAGLFATGIYGVVKMVSCAVFIFFVTDTLGRRKSLLWTGIVQGLALFYVGFYVRFDPPHVDSPVGAAGYVALVAIYIFAAVYQFGWGPVVWTYCSEIPAARMRALQMGMATASQWLFNFVVAKSTPSMFATLGRGGFGTYFVYGSFCFTMVVFAWFFVPETKGLALEDMDELFSQSNVRAPFTPSRVARLEAERVAKGDADSKFEHVDKV, encoded by the exons ATGTTTCTGCAGAAATTTGTTCGCAATGACGCCATCAAGACTGACCCTCCTGAGATTTACAACCTCAGGACGGTTGTGGTCAGTCTGGTA GCATGCGGTGGTGCACTTCTGTTTGGT ATGGACATGGGTGTCATGGGCGGCGTCCTTACCATGGACACTTTCAAAGA GCAGTACGGACTCACCGATAAACCCGCGACCGTCCTCGCCGACCTGTCGTCAAATATCGTCTCGACTATCCAGGCTGGATCCTTCCTCGGTTGTCTCATCTCCATGTGGCTGGCCAACTATATCGGCCGACGACTGTCTCTCATGACTGCATCTATCCTGGTATTTATCGGTGTTACCATGCAAGCTGCTGCCAGCGGTCACCTGGCCGCCATGTATGTCGGAAG ATTCATCACTGGTATCGCTGTCGGTATCGCTTCTACCGTCAACCCTCTTTACGTCTCTGAAAATGCCCCACGAGGTATTCGAGGACTTCTCACAGGTTGCTACCAGCTCTCGATCGTCACTGGTTTGACT CTTGCATTCTGGATCAACTATGGCTGCCTTCTCCACGTCCGAGGACATGCCCAATATATTATTCCGCTTGCTCTACAAGCACTCCCCGCTGTCATTCTCTTCTTCGGAATGATGTTCGCTAACGAGTCCCCCCGCTTCCTCGCCCAGAGCGATCCCACCCAGGCACTCGCCGTGCTGGCCAAGCTTCGAGGACTGCCAGAAGATCATCCATACGtacgagatgagatggagaacATATCTATGCAGCTCGAAGAAGAGCGTTCCCTCGCTGCAAACAGCTCTGGGCTCaccctggtcaaggaggcctTCATCGTGAAGTCCTACCGTCGAAGAACATTCCTCTGCATCACTCTCATGATGTGGAGCAACCTTACAGGGACTAATGCGATGACGTATTATAGTCCCAGCATATTCAAGAGCGTCGGcctctcgtcgtcgtctgctgGTTTGTTCGCGACTGGGATCTATGGTGTTGTGAAGATGGTGTCATgcgccgtcttcatctttttTGTGACCGACACGCTAGGCCGCAGAAAAAGCCTTTTGTGGACCGGAATTGTACAAGGCTTAGCCCTCTTTTATGTTGGGTTTTATGTTCGCTTCGATCCTCCTCACGTTGACTCTCCCGTTGGCGCTGCCGGATATGTCGCCCTTGTGGCCATCTACATCTTCGCCGCCGTGTACCAATTCGGGTGGGGCCCCGTCGTGTGGACTTACTGCTCT GAGATTCCTGCTGCTCGCATGCGTGCCCTCCAGATGGGTATGGCCACAGCCAGCCAGTGGCTCTTCAACTTTGTCGTCGCCAAGAGCACTCCGAGCATGTTTGCAACTCTCGGACGTGGTGGATTCGGCACGTACTTTGTCTACGGGTCGTTCTGTTTCACCATGGTAGTCTTTGCCTGGTTTTTTGTGCCAGAGACCAAAG GGCTTGCTTTGGAGGATATGGATGAACTGTTCTCACAATCCAACGTCAGGGCTCCTTTTACTCCTAGCCGCGTTGCTCGGctcgaggcagagagagTTGCGAAAGGGGATGCTGACTCCAAGTTTGAACATGTTGACAAGGTGTAG